Proteins from a single region of Xenopus laevis strain J_2021 chromosome 9_10S, Xenopus_laevis_v10.1, whole genome shotgun sequence:
- the prss8l.4.S gene encoding serine protease 27 isoform X1 → MNKLHFMQTVLLLNLGLLGFTEAVSECGTRQLLSRIMGGQNSQPGNWPWQARIQGNDGGLCGGSLITTKWVVSAAHCFNSTNPPSFYTVFLGSYQTSVANANETSMTIKRFINHPNYTSAETGADIALVELISDVLYTNYIQPVCLPSVGVSLPTGLPCWVTGWGNIASNVSLPEPNTLQELTVPLIDNQKCNTLLQTPSSKGEPSSNVILNDMLCAGYIDGGKDSCQGDSGGPLVCAEASRWYLAGVVSFGEGCGQPNRPGVYVRLTVYYDWILSYVPEVSTNIHNVSFTSPLISLYSGVTTTAMTTKVSVCACP, encoded by the exons ATGAACAAACTCCATTTCATGCAAACTGTGCTTCTGCTGAACTTGG GCCTCCTTGGATTTACAGAAGCTGTATCTG AATGTGGAACACGGCAGCTGTTATCTCGCATCATGGGAGGGCAAAATTCACAGCCAGGTAATTGGCCTTGGCAGGCAAGGATTCAGGGAAATGATGGAGGTTTGTGTGGTGGATCCCTAATCACAACTAAATGGGTCGTCTCTGCAGCTCACTGCTTTAATAG CACAAACCCACCTTCATTCTACACAGTTTTTCTTGGGTCCTACCAGACAAGTGTGGCAAATGCCAATGAGACTTCAATGACAATCAAAAGATTTATTAATCATCCTAATTATACTTCGGCTGAAACCGGGGCTGATATTGCCCTTGTGGAACTCATCAGTGATGTGCTTTACACAAACTACATCCAACCAGTTTGTCTTCCCTCAGTTGGGGTGTCTTTACCAACTGGCCTACCGTGCTGGGTGACTGGCTGGGGAAATATCGCAAGTAATG TCAGCCTTCCAGAACCCAATACCCTTCAGGAACTGACAGTGCCTCTGATTGATAACCAGAAGTGCAACACTTTACTTCAGACTCCATCTTCTAAAGGAGAACCAAGTTCAAATGTGATTTTAAATGACATGCTATGTGCTGGGTACATCGATGGTGGAAAAGATTCCTGCCAG ggtGACTCTGGTGGACCTTTGGTATGTGCTGAAGCCAGTCGCTGGTATTTGGCAGGAGTTGTGAGTTTTGGTGAGGGGTGTGGACAACCAAATCGTCCTGGAGTGTATGTCCGGCTGACTGTATATTATGACTGGATTCTGTCATATGTTCCTGAGGTCTCGACCAATATTCATAATGTGTCCTTCACAAGTCCTTTGATTTCTCTCTATAGTGGAGTCACAACCACAGCCATGACCACCAAAGTTTCTGTCTGTGCCTGCCCATAA
- the prss8l.4.S gene encoding serine protease 27 isoform X2, translated as MWNTAAVISHHGRAKFTASTNPPSFYTVFLGSYQTSVANANETSMTIKRFINHPNYTSAETGADIALVELISDVLYTNYIQPVCLPSVGVSLPTGLPCWVTGWGNIASNVSLPEPNTLQELTVPLIDNQKCNTLLQTPSSKGEPSSNVILNDMLCAGYIDGGKDSCQGDSGGPLVCAEASRWYLAGVVSFGEGCGQPNRPGVYVRLTVYYDWILSYVPEVSTNIHNVSFTSPLISLYSGVTTTAMTTKVSVCACP; from the exons ATGTGGAACACGGCAGCTGTTATCTCGCATCATGGGAGGGCAAAATTCACAGCCAG CACAAACCCACCTTCATTCTACACAGTTTTTCTTGGGTCCTACCAGACAAGTGTGGCAAATGCCAATGAGACTTCAATGACAATCAAAAGATTTATTAATCATCCTAATTATACTTCGGCTGAAACCGGGGCTGATATTGCCCTTGTGGAACTCATCAGTGATGTGCTTTACACAAACTACATCCAACCAGTTTGTCTTCCCTCAGTTGGGGTGTCTTTACCAACTGGCCTACCGTGCTGGGTGACTGGCTGGGGAAATATCGCAAGTAATG TCAGCCTTCCAGAACCCAATACCCTTCAGGAACTGACAGTGCCTCTGATTGATAACCAGAAGTGCAACACTTTACTTCAGACTCCATCTTCTAAAGGAGAACCAAGTTCAAATGTGATTTTAAATGACATGCTATGTGCTGGGTACATCGATGGTGGAAAAGATTCCTGCCAG ggtGACTCTGGTGGACCTTTGGTATGTGCTGAAGCCAGTCGCTGGTATTTGGCAGGAGTTGTGAGTTTTGGTGAGGGGTGTGGACAACCAAATCGTCCTGGAGTGTATGTCCGGCTGACTGTATATTATGACTGGATTCTGTCATATGTTCCTGAGGTCTCGACCAATATTCATAATGTGTCCTTCACAAGTCCTTTGATTTCTCTCTATAGTGGAGTCACAACCACAGCCATGACCACCAAAGTTTCTGTCTGTGCCTGCCCATAA